CAGTATAGGTTTACATAGCAAAGGTTATCGACTATGAGGCCATCTGATGTACTCCTATGTGGGAGTCATACCTGCATACGTGCTGATAAGAGTGTTTGATAAAAATAATGTCTATTTTGTTCTGTCCTATACCATCtcagtttacagtttttctcagttgctttggtgcatttctcacaactgaattaaactttgcacaatagTTAGTTCAACCTCCACAACATGTAGTCGTTTTGGCACAACCTTGTGGCGGTTTCATGTTCATTTCATCCAAAGGCAAATGCCTTTGGACATGAAGCAGTTGAGTAAGTACAAATATCTAAAGAATGGTCACTTTTGACTTGCTATTCATCACTATCTCCTTGCTTTTATCATGAGTGTCACAATTATTTATACTTGTACCGGCTGAATAGTCATTGTCCTTACAACTaatagttttcatttcattgcttGTGTCAGTGCACTCAAAATTGTTGAACATCTTGTCAAACAATTTGTACACCCATTTTGAAAACCCTATTTTTAAGGATTTTCCATGAAAATCTCCATAAATTACTTTTCTCAGGTGAACCTTATCTCACACTAATgaaaattggtgtgtgttactCTTACTCGCAACCAATGAAAAGCCTCTTCTACCCAGTCACAGGTGAATCGCGTTACAGTATCCCCTACTCtacaagtatatatatataatgtaaaccAACAGACAGGATTGGCATGAGGTGCATACTGAAGCTACAAAACTGCAGAACATGGAACGTCAGCCTTGTGGAAGAGGGGTGAGGCTCAGTGGAGGACAAAACCGGGTAAGAAGAGGCCAACCACATAGACACGTTCCTGACGAAATCAGGGCAACACTTGTGGATCATGTGATAAACCATGGCCTCACAATGGCCGAGGCTGGTCGAAGGGTGCAGCCAAATGTTGGGAGAACTACTGTAAGTTCTATTATTCAGACATTTTGTTGGGAAAACAGGTGAGCATACTGTAATGTAGTTATTCAGCACAAACTAATTTGCTCTGCACTTTCATAGTCATACAGGAGACTTGCATTAGGACATGACCTTATAGATctttacatatatatgtacTGTAACTGAAGCGCAGACTTGGCCCAGGTGTGGCATAGTGTGCTGTGGTACAATACAGTAATGCTGTAAAGAAAGGAGTTTTGAATGATAGTCCTGTAACAATTACTGCAAGCATGTTTGcgcttacagtttttctcagtcgatttggtgcgtttctcagatcagaattgaaattctcataactattagttcaacctccacaacactcagtcatttgtgcacatcatagtaGCAATTTCTCCTCCCTCTGAACACactgcaaatgattttggacatgaatcagttgcttccatacatttccctgctgctttctgacatttccatttgcttatgtcatgtcagtcaaaagtaatcatacctatggatgctgaatagtcgttcccaataaaactaatagtcatacatccattgcttgagtcatcacacacaaaattgttgaactagttatcacatgccaaatattggccatctgtcaagcaaatcctatacctttctgtatcatttttcctggaaatgtctccgaaattgaacaattgatctcaggtgaattacagctgtcactcaTGAGGAGGCGTGTGAAAGTTTAGGTATGCAGGTATGCAAACAGTAatacactgtactgtactgtgccATCTCAGACACATCACATGTTACTGTACTGTATTTGCAATTTCACAAAAAGTTCACTCTGCACCACATAGGATTGTAAGACAACCTCGCGGAGGCGGAAGAGGGCCCCTTTTTACCCCACAGCAAGAAGAAGCCATTTGTGCAATGGTCATTGCAAACAATGCAATAAAGCTGAGAGAAATACAAAGCGCTATCATAGAGAATTACACGGTATTTGGCAATATTGAATCTGTTTCAATTTCAACAATTGACAGAGTactcaagaaaaatgaaatccacATGAAGCAATTGTATAAAGTGCCATTTGAACGAAACAGTGACAGGGTGAAGGAGATCCGTCACCAGTATGTGCAGGTAAAGCTGGTCTTCTATGTTCTGCACTGCAAACTGTTTTACAGTACTTCGTAGTTTCATGCAGTACACTTGCAATTCCACAGCACATACTCTACAATGTGTTTTACCAAATGCATGCATACTGTTTGTTACTGTACACAGGCATATTGTGACATtgcatttctgtctctctctaaaGCGTGTACTGGAGCTGGAAGCCAGGGAAACACTGCACACATTCATATATGTTGATGAGGCAGGTTTCAATCTGGCCAAAGGCAGAAGGCGTGGAAGGAATCGCATTGGACAGAGGGCAACCACTGAAGTCCCTGGTCAGCGCGGAGGGAATATTACCATGTGTGCAGCCATCTCAGACAACGGCGTCCTCACCCATATCCCCCTTCTTGGTCCATACAATACCCAACATCTCCTGACATTTTTAGACACTCTTTACAGGGACCTAGTCCCTGAGAATGAGAGAGGTGGAGGCCAACTCAGCAAGTATGTTGTTGTCTGGGATAATGTCCGTTTTCACCACTCCCATCAGGTCAGAGAGTGGTTTGCAGCACATGACAGAATTCTGGTTGAATATCTCCCTCCATATTCCCCATTCCTTAATCCAATTGAGGAGTTTTTCTCTGCCTGGAGGTGGAAAGTTTATGACCGGCATCCACATGAGCAAATGGCCCTGCTAGCAGCCATGGATGCAGCATGTGACGACATCACAGCAGGGTCCTGCAGAGGATGGATTCGCCACTCTAGGAGATACTTTCCTCGCTGCATTGCGAGGGATAACATCTGTTGTGATGTAGATGAAAATATGtggccagacagacaggaacGTCTGGATGTGCCAGAATGATTCACATTAGTGCACAACTCTACCAAATgggtgattttatgtttacatgtattctacagtgaacaagtgactgtagcatatttttcttttgcacaattctgtaggattacagttttttacagccgctaggacacattttacaatacttaggtcacttttgcaaaactcttcacacaattctcctaactgaccttcagcttggcaaagcagttcatttcacattcaaaatgcactacaactaccaaaacactttattcaggtctcaaataaactcattcttccagaacactagcaaaggttgacagccaacaaacacactttgtcacccacaaaacaatgacctaaaaaacactaacaacatatAGCatgacacagtgttttcttgtgtaaaacaaggacacatctctatttagaatttcaatatatgttactggaatgaatcagacatcatgcagaattcgttaatatttgtttatgtatttttatttttttgcactaagtaatcccaaaatacaagaatttgtatacacaccatccactgatacacatacaatagtaatgctattctactcggtcttctccatttggccacaggttctcatccacatcacatcttatgccatctagggcaatacacctaggaaagaatcttctggcatgccagaattgaaggagttgaaaaattgaaggagtaacacctgtgtagatgttcatctacaatgagaataagctgtggctggttaaactgcatttttagatttaaaatatgtttcaataaaatattgctgttgaattttgctgtctttttaagttttgcattgtgttattgttttggccataagtttaacagttttgaaaacagtatgtaagcacatgcaaaatgtcctgtacgtacaaagatttttggcagttgttgtgtctgagtgagaaaataattcatgaaatttgagagatgtagtcattgaatgcattttgtgccaaaacaatgataactgatcctcagtttggcccacatagacttctgttgtgctcactgtgtgaggagttttgcaaaagtgacctaagtattgagaaatgtgtcctagcgtctgtaaaaaactgtaatcaatcaatcaatcaatcaatctttatttataaagcacttttcatacagaaaaaatgtagcacaaagtgctttacatagttaaaagcagcccaccccaccctccaactcactccccacactctcaatacacatatatccccccacccccacccacacacacatacacacacgcgcacacttaaagagtaaaaattgggctgggctcgcatgagccaagtgaggaaacattataacagagagccgtctgcaccgggagccggtcacagaccgcagcctccgggctgggcacacagcaggagggaggccaaggagccccccaaccaggctgagaggaccccagagacccagcagccacggtcaataacagccccggtgcagagagcgccctccgaggaaacactggagatatgacgcaatacgatatatacagggtaaaatgataaaataaataagaacaggatacaatataaatataaatataaatagagtaagaagattaaaaaatgaataagaataaaatcaaaaaatattaggtaaatcctaaattaataatagaataacaggatagaataaataagcataaaaaagaaataaacgctaagtaaaagctaaattaaaaaggtgggtcttgagcctgttcttaaaaacatgtacgttctctgcggccctgagctcctccggcaggctgttccacagatgaggaccataccactgaaaagctgcctctccgtgagtatgtgtcctgactttagggacaatcaaaaggccagtaccagaggacctcagggtccgtgagggttcgtatggtaaaagcagatctgagagataagaaggcccaagaccattaagacatttaaaaaccaataaaagaactttaaaatcgatcctgaaacacacggggagccagtgcagcgattctaaaaccggtgtaatgtgggcccgccctctggtcttcgtcagcacacgagctgccgagttttgcaagagttgtaaagttgaaatattcttcttaggaagaccagagagcagggcattacagtaatcaatgcgactggtaataaaagcatgcatcagcatctccgtgttggcccgagagagaatagggcggactctggctatattttttagatgataaaatccaattttggttacatatttaacatgtgggataaaaccaagctcagagtcaaaaataacacccaggtttttcacttgtagcgaaggacatagtgaaaatgcctctaatttagacaagagtttctctctctgagcctcaggaccgacaattaaaacttcagtcttgtcctggttaagctgtaaaagtaattacaaacacttctacacaatggaaatgtgaaacgtacgtattcagtgtctcagttactcccaagactcccataacgtctacagtgactttactgcacatttcagatggctgtacaggtaggccatagtgctgtcgtcagcattttcaggtgtcaccaattgtttttgcaatgggaaacactgaaattataaactgtcatagtggaaacatgacaatgccatttgactatcttggtcataaagatggtgtcaagacttttcattttgatggcactgacagtttcattgacatggatacttgcttttgaggtatggataatcaattctgtgcatgtgacgtgcttttgcaggctatccactaggttttgcagtttgcactaattgttttgggaaatgcactaactgctgtgcaaatgttaatggtgttctgaggaacgcaccaaagcgactgagaaaaactgtaattttcctttacaatttatggttttcaacaTGCCATGCATGCTGTCCAGACTTGACATGTCATTGGGAAGCACCTACAAAGAAATCCGTCACAATGAGAACAtgttcaaaccatttgattttgTGACCAAAGGTGCTGGTGTAATGACTTGTAATTGTGACAGCCCTGACACTTTGATATAAGTACTTGCTTTTGATGAATatattatctgttttgattaagGGACTTGCTTTTGAAGCATTGACTACTTATTTTGAGCAACTGACTTGCTTTTGAAcaactgacttttctttttgatgaagTGACTCACTTTTGCAAGTTATCTAccatgttttgcagtttgcactaattgttttgAGAAGAGCCTTAGTAGTGGTGCAGAGATCAATTCTGTTGTGAGAAATGCACCAAagcaactgagaaaaactgtaatgatCTCAGCCTAGCTAAAAGTTGCCAGGGTCCAGCACTGTGGAGCTGCCCTGCTGGACAAACTAGGAAATGGCATTATTTCTGAATTACTACAAGCATTTTTGACTCTATTGTGTTCTGCAAAAGAAATAGGTTTCCCCTTTTGAATAAGGGAGAAGCCAGAAGTAGCTTTAATTGGGACATAGTGGTCAGTAATATAAGCCGAAGTGAGTTTcattttattctcatttcaatTTAAATCCTTATTGCGATCAGTGAGAACACTTTCTGGTATGTCTAGAAAATGACAGGGATATTAGTTCTTTTAATTGAGGTGATTTTAGCGACAAGCAGCTTGAGAGGTTTGGATTTTAAATGTTCTTTCACGAGGCTTTCTGTAAGCACTGCTGGAGATTACAAACACCAGGGAACTACAACTCACTTGTCTCCTCTTATCGCCAAAGTCCTCGAAAACCTCAAACAGGCCAAATATGTTTTAATCACAAAGTCAGAAAACCAGAATTCAGCAGTCTCACCTAATTCTTCATATCCGTCCGCCGTACTTCCACTGCCGCACCACAACGTGCCCGGGAAGATCCAGGCGCGTTTTCTCCgagcttttctctctgtctcatcTGTTCTTGTGCGTATGGTGAGCTGTGACGCACTGGAAGCTTCGAGGTGAGCGCAGTCGGCTTTCTGCAGCGCCAATAATATGCTGCTGATATTAAACCCATAGCTTACCTCTTGACCACGTGTGTTGCTTGTCTTGCAGAGACTGTGATATCTTTCTGTCATCTGTGGACTGAGGTTTACTGTGCATGTTACCAGTCTCATATCTTGGGACCAGATGGTGAGGTACAAGGAGCGCACGCCGACTGTGTCTTCGTGCAGAAAGGAAATACGCGTCTGTACGTTACCACGAATCGATGTAAAACAGTAGAGACCCGGTCCGACCATATCTTGTGCTTTTGATAAAATGATTGCTGATAAGAAGtaaaaaaactgaagtacaCATCTGCTTTTCATCTCAAAGTATTGGGTCTATAGTCGGTCCGGTTTAAGATACTGAAGTTAAAAATGATGACAGTGTATTTGTAGTCCAGTCAGCTTAAAGGCATCTGTCCCTGAAGAAACATTCGAGAAGTAAGGTTGAAGTTCATAGGGTCTTTATAATGCCCCTCCGATGCTGAGAAACTTGATACTCAATTTCGTGCTTGCGTTTGAGGGTGTGTACTTGTACACCTATCCTAGTGAAGACCAGATGAGGACACGTTGGTAAAATGATCCCTTCAAAGAGAAAGCGCTTAGAAGCAAGTTTATCATAGTTAAATAAAACTAGACGtgaaaaaccccccaaacattttagttaattcaaataaaaattaaGATTTTTATGTGTTGACTCACAGTTTTCAGATTGATGCAAATGTAGTCACCAATGAACCCAAATGGATATCTCCAACAATACTTTTCCATCAATAAAGCACAGTTGAAGTGGTTATAAACTGTCCAATCGTCCACCTCAGTTTTTATCCTTTCAAATTTCATGTTTGTTCCATTTATTACCACCATATGATGAGAGCATCTTTCCTCCTAATATCAGAAAGGCTTTTCCACATCAAGaagcttgttgtttttttccttagaCTTTATTGATCTGTGTAAACTCTCTGCAAAATCTTTACATGCAAAGTTATTTGCAAACATACATCTTTCCGTTGCATGCACTATCTATGTACAAATACAGAGATTAAAGAAGAAACATTCCACTGAACTGGCTGAAACAAGAAGAAGACAGGTGTGGGTGTAGCTCAGGAGAAagcctgcttttgttttctgctcGTTTTGCTTTTTGAAACAGCAAAATGCCGATCATCATTTGACGATCACTGTGGCTGAAATAGCACAAATGCGGGACTGGAGGGCGTCTGAATAACTGCCACGAGGGGGCAGAGTGGTTTTACAGAGAAAACAAGACGCTGGAAAGATTTTATGTACAGGACCTCTCGTTCAAAGTATAAGATTAATGTCATAGTCTGCTACTGATAGAGTTGGACATGGTCATATTATGGTGTGCTCAGCTGATTATTAGTCTATCCTGTGGATGCTAACAAACCAGTTTATTCAGATTACACCATAGTCGTTATAGTCATGCAGAATATGCCCTGTTGTATATAAAGTATTAACAGGAATGTTGTGGGGGAGAAGTGTAAACATTGATGGAATTACAATAGCATTGATTTCTTACaaagtacatatatatatgtatctgtATCTTGAACAACAAGACATTTCATGCATAGAATCTTTTTGTTTTCGTCTTTGTTATGACATTGGAATAACTTGCAGACAGCTGTATAAATTGAGGTCGATCCACTTTGTAAGGTGTGTTTTCCTTGGTTTTTTGTAATCATTGAACAAACGCACACTAAAGCCTTGAATGATTGGGGTGTGGCAGACCGAggagggtgggggaggctgtTTTGTGCAAAGGGTACATCGGGGTAAAAGCGGGCCATGACTGCCCCAGGCACACAAGAGTCACAAGCACAGTGCATGCAGGTAAAGCTGCACATACTAATGACATAACCTGTCCAGCCTTCTCTGCTTGTTAAGCGGAGCAGCCAAATTTGTTAGGGAAAGCTGTAAGAAACCTGACTCTGTGCATTCCATGTAAACACTGCAGTAGAAAACCTCTGAGGTGTCAGGGTGAACCGCTAGCTTCAGAGGAGTAGAGGTAGCAGGATGaagttctttttgtttgtttgtttgtttcctgccAGTTCTCACCGCGACAAAGAAATCAACTGGAAAGTAAACATCACGGttcatttttcagtttctctAAACACATAGTTAATACTTTCCACAAACTCAGAGTTCACAGTTTAAATTACCATACAGAAAAAAACCTCCTGGTTTAAACTAAGTGCTCTAATTTTAAATCACAAATTAACAGCAACTGATTGAAGATTGATCTAGCTCATGGTCCACTGACTTATGAATCATCTGTTGTAATCAGATGTCTATACTAACCTGAGCAATGTATCATTATGTAAACATTTCTTCATGGTAATATACAATATGCTGAGAAAGTTGAAGTATCTGAAGGTGCAGCTGCATGTAGTGTTGTGTGTGGCGTGACATGCTTATACAGGTCAAGTGTTACACTATAGCGTGATGTCATCACGTGAGAAAACAAAGATA
This genomic stretch from Astatotilapia calliptera chromosome 12, fAstCal1.2, whole genome shotgun sequence harbors:
- the LOC113033557 gene encoding uncharacterized protein LOC113033557, which produces MERQPCGRGVRLSGGQNRRVLELEARETLHTFIYVDEAGFNLAKGRRRGRNRIGQRATTEVPGQRGGNITMCAAISDNGVLTHIPLLGPYNTQHLLTFLDTLYRDLVPENERGGGQLSKYVVVWDNVRFHHSHQVREWFAAHDRILVEYLPPYSPFLNPIEEFFSAWRWKVYDRHPHEQMALLAAMDAACDDITAGSCRGWIRHSRRYFPRCIARDNICCDVDENMWPDRQERLDVPE